One Glycocaulis abyssi DNA window includes the following coding sequences:
- a CDS encoding DEAD/DEAH box helicase, with product MTFDDLGLSPNLLAAIKDAGYTSPTPIQAGAIPVALTGRDVLGIAQTGTGKTASFTLPLIERLSRGRARARMPRSLILCPTRELADQVAQNVRLYAKNHKLTMALLIGGVAFQPQKEILDKGADILIATPGRLLDHFERGGLMLMGIEIMVVDEADRMLDMGFIPDIERIFSLVPPRRQTLFFSATMPNEIVRIVNTFLKDPERIEVSRPAQTAETIKQYIVRVADGSPAGKRAALRAAINRDNVKNGIVFCNRKRDVDIVARSLQRHGFSAAAIHGDLAQAQRMKTLADFKSDQVRILVASDVAARGLDIPAVSHVFNFDIPRNADDYVHRIGRTGRAGLTGESITLVTGDDKKSLANVVKLIGGEPETLALDGAPTSAPAPAKAGEAEGEVKAARSRRGGRARKRAAPEKADSQPPAQPAAPAEDAAPAPANDVETGKRRKPRGKDKGESVKAAGFGDHVPEFLLRSAFG from the coding sequence ATGACTTTCGATGATCTGGGCTTGAGCCCGAACCTGCTGGCAGCCATCAAGGACGCTGGCTACACCAGTCCGACCCCTATCCAGGCCGGTGCCATTCCGGTGGCACTGACTGGCCGCGATGTACTTGGAATCGCGCAGACGGGGACGGGCAAGACCGCCTCTTTCACCCTGCCGCTGATTGAACGCCTGTCGCGTGGCCGTGCGCGTGCGCGTATGCCCCGTTCGCTGATCCTCTGCCCCACGCGCGAACTGGCCGACCAGGTGGCGCAGAATGTGCGCCTCTATGCGAAGAACCACAAGCTGACCATGGCGCTGCTGATTGGCGGGGTCGCCTTCCAGCCGCAAAAGGAAATTCTCGACAAGGGCGCGGACATTCTCATCGCGACGCCCGGCCGCCTGCTGGACCATTTCGAGCGCGGCGGACTGATGCTCATGGGCATCGAGATCATGGTCGTCGATGAAGCCGACCGCATGCTCGACATGGGCTTCATCCCCGATATTGAACGCATTTTCTCGCTCGTGCCGCCGCGCCGGCAGACCCTGTTCTTCTCCGCGACCATGCCCAATGAAATCGTGCGGATCGTGAACACCTTCCTTAAGGATCCCGAGCGCATCGAAGTCTCGCGCCCGGCCCAGACCGCCGAGACCATCAAGCAATACATCGTGCGTGTCGCCGATGGCTCTCCTGCAGGCAAACGTGCCGCGCTGCGTGCCGCCATCAACCGCGACAACGTCAAGAACGGCATCGTGTTCTGCAACCGCAAGCGCGATGTCGACATTGTCGCGCGCTCGCTGCAGCGCCATGGCTTCTCTGCGGCCGCGATCCACGGTGATCTGGCACAGGCCCAGCGCATGAAGACGCTGGCCGATTTCAAATCCGATCAGGTGCGCATTCTGGTGGCGTCGGACGTCGCGGCCCGTGGCCTCGATATTCCCGCAGTCAGCCATGTCTTCAATTTCGACATCCCGCGCAACGCGGATGATTATGTCCACCGCATCGGTCGTACCGGCCGCGCCGGGCTGACCGGCGAATCGATCACGCTAGTAACGGGCGATGACAAGAAATCGCTCGCCAATGTCGTCAAGCTGATCGGCGGCGAACCGGAGACACTGGCGCTGGACGGCGCGCCAACTTCAGCCCCGGCGCCTGCCAAGGCTGGCGAAGCCGAAGGTGAGGTCAAGGCAGCCCGGTCACGCCGTGGCGGCCGTGCGCGCAAGCGCGCAGCGCCCGAAAAAGCTGACAGCCAGCCCCCTGCCCAGCCAGCGGCTCCGGCAGAGGACGCAGCCCCGGCGCCTGCAAACGATGTGGAAACCGGCAAACGCCGCAAGCCACGTGGCAAGGACAAGGGTGAAAGCGTGAAAGCGGCCGGTTTCGGCGATCATGTTCCCGAATTCCTGCTGCGCTCGGCATTCGGCTAG
- the glnA gene encoding type I glutamate--ammonia ligase — protein MSDAILKKIKDENIEYVDLRFTDTRGKLQHVTFDKSMVDADFFEDGQMFDGSSINGWKAINESDMVLKPDTASAYVDPFFQEPTLAVFCDIYDPISGEPYNRDPRTTAKKAETYMAAAGVGDTAYFGPEAEFFVFDDVRWKTAQNETGYVLDSEEGPYNSGTMMEGGNLGHRPGPKGGYFPVPPIDSAQDMRTEMLAVMRELGLEPEKHHHEVAPSQHELGMKFSTLLNMADRMQLYKYIVHNVAASYGKTATFMPKPVYADNGSGMHVHQSIWKDGKPMFAGDKYADLSEMCLYYIGGIIKHARAINAFANPTTNSYKRLVPGFEAPVLLAYSARNRSASIRIPYVGSPKGKRIEARFPDPAGNPYLTFTALLMAGLDGIANKIHPGDAMDKDLYDLPPEELKDIPTVSRNLREALENLDADRAFLKKGGVMDDDQIDAYIDLKMEEVSRIEHHPHPVEFELYYKV, from the coding sequence ATGTCAGACGCGATCCTGAAGAAGATCAAGGACGAGAATATCGAGTATGTGGACCTGCGCTTTACCGACACGCGCGGCAAGCTGCAGCACGTCACCTTCGACAAGTCGATGGTCGATGCCGATTTCTTCGAGGACGGCCAGATGTTCGACGGCTCGTCGATCAATGGCTGGAAGGCGATCAACGAGTCCGACATGGTGCTCAAGCCCGACACGGCGAGCGCCTATGTCGATCCGTTCTTCCAGGAGCCGACCCTGGCGGTGTTTTGCGACATCTACGATCCCATCTCCGGCGAGCCCTATAACCGCGATCCGCGTACGACGGCGAAAAAGGCCGAGACCTATATGGCCGCCGCTGGCGTAGGCGACACCGCCTATTTCGGCCCCGAAGCCGAGTTCTTCGTCTTTGACGATGTGCGCTGGAAAACCGCTCAGAACGAGACCGGCTATGTGCTGGACTCCGAGGAAGGCCCCTATAATTCCGGCACCATGATGGAAGGCGGCAATCTGGGCCACCGCCCCGGCCCGAAGGGTGGCTACTTCCCGGTTCCGCCGATCGATTCCGCGCAGGACATGCGCACCGAAATGCTTGCCGTCATGCGCGAGCTGGGCCTGGAGCCGGAAAAGCACCACCACGAAGTGGCGCCGAGTCAGCACGAGCTGGGGATGAAATTCTCCACCCTGCTGAACATGGCCGACCGCATGCAGCTCTATAAGTACATCGTCCACAACGTGGCCGCGTCCTACGGCAAGACGGCCACCTTCATGCCCAAGCCTGTCTACGCCGATAACGGCTCGGGCATGCACGTGCACCAGTCGATCTGGAAGGACGGCAAGCCGATGTTTGCCGGTGACAAATACGCCGACCTCTCCGAAATGTGCCTCTACTACATCGGCGGCATCATCAAGCACGCCCGCGCCATCAACGCCTTCGCCAACCCGACCACCAACTCCTACAAGCGTCTGGTACCGGGCTTTGAGGCACCCGTGCTGCTCGCCTATTCGGCGCGCAACCGCTCGGCCTCCATCCGTATCCCGTATGTCGGCTCGCCCAAGGGCAAGCGCATCGAAGCGCGCTTCCCGGATCCGGCCGGCAATCCCTACCTCACCTTCACGGCCCTGCTGATGGCCGGTCTTGATGGCATCGCCAACAAGATCCACCCCGGCGACGCCATGGACAAGGATCTCTACGACCTGCCGCCTGAAGAGCTCAAAGACATCCCGACCGTCAGCCGCAATCTGCGCGAGGCGCTCGAAAACCTCGATGCGGACCGCGCCTTCCTGAAAAAGGGCGGCGTCATGGATGACGATCAGATCGACGCTTATATCGACCTTAAAATGGAAGAGGTCAGCCGGATCGAGCACCACCCTCACCCGGTCGAGTTCGAGCTCTACTACAAGGTCTAG
- a CDS encoding autotransporter domain-containing protein, with translation MRRRLLAAASIAALCSSPVWADEEISDERTSPVRTSTSGDVVITSSGRVTLTGDSGPAVVIDSDNSVETATGSRITIADQSNATGIFLEGGRTGSLTHAGSIQLTDSDAVQSRPVDEALDVLTEETNKTGVLVGTPGGAAFNGDVSLSGNITVVGQNSYGVRVASGIDGNLNLGGTISLTGENSTTISIEGPVSGDVVVPTSANVSSTGAGSSALVIDADIGGGIRISSQVQSNGYRISQRTSREVYEALANNGSPIDEDQRQSGATVVIAGSVVDGVFIASNATGVPLGVIRNHGSAPALVIRPGDDATNPLTLGEVVYEEADTSEDADEDATVIRNRGFGFVNDGEVRTNGLFDGINATALLIAGRDVNGTIHAAILEAGGFENTGTVAAEAYDAHATAVRLGEGAQMAGFTNSGTVRATSSRGHEDDGFADGAFGDGTAKGLHIESGATVTRIDNTGNIIARLTFDGAEATAVLVESDSLQTITNTRMIAADTLQLVDGSSPVLTAIDARSMTTGLTITQEAHDDDDAPAPEINGDIRFGSGADTLEILAGQVNGDIYFGDGADSLILRDAVLNGAINSGDGQLSIDVEDSTLALGLTNAITITSARFGDGAVLDLVLDSNTGAGASLSASGDITFEQGSELVVSLSELVGQSRSYQVISAGTLNIAEESVILEAVDTPFIYSATLERDAGDPNSIVLSLERKTAEQIGFDPNRAAVYDAAVALFEDVSSLGNAIASIRDADAFYSAYDQLLPEYAASAIQFALASHDAAAGAVSTRLRNARLSPSELAGMWIQEFGYYADRADTTLGPGYRGYGVGLAVGIDRPLGPFYAVGVSFAGAASEIEQIGLNHDPMTTLMGQVSGYAAIDLGGIDASFTASAGINRFETERRIGIGSFSGSTSADWSGWHYSLSAQAGRDIALGSWIVRPEASLTWLSISEDGFSEIALDNTAPELALFVDSRTTSALTGGATITVGRMFNRAGSWWLPYVRAGYRGDFSGNSGTTTARFGENGNPFTLRAAELPSAGLLAGIGLSAGSNYTTFTFAYDADYRDDYVNHMLRLVLRMNF, from the coding sequence ATGCGCCGTCGTCTTCTTGCTGCTGCATCAATTGCGGCTCTGTGCTCGTCGCCTGTCTGGGCTGACGAGGAGATCAGCGACGAACGTACCAGCCCGGTACGCACGTCCACGTCCGGCGACGTTGTTATCACGTCCAGCGGGCGCGTGACGCTGACCGGCGATAGCGGTCCGGCGGTAGTCATCGACTCCGACAACTCGGTCGAAACGGCGACAGGCTCCAGAATCACGATTGCTGATCAGAGCAATGCCACAGGCATTTTTCTGGAAGGCGGACGAACCGGCAGCCTGACTCATGCCGGCTCCATTCAGCTTACAGACTCCGACGCCGTCCAGAGCAGGCCCGTGGACGAAGCGCTGGATGTGCTGACCGAGGAAACCAACAAGACCGGCGTGCTGGTCGGAACGCCAGGAGGCGCAGCGTTCAACGGTGATGTTTCGTTGTCGGGCAACATCACCGTTGTCGGGCAGAACTCCTATGGGGTTCGGGTGGCGTCAGGGATTGATGGCAATCTCAATCTCGGTGGCACGATTTCGTTAACAGGCGAAAACAGCACCACAATATCGATCGAGGGGCCGGTAAGCGGCGACGTGGTGGTTCCGACCTCCGCTAATGTCAGCTCCACTGGAGCTGGCTCTTCCGCCCTGGTAATCGACGCCGATATCGGCGGCGGCATCCGCATCTCCAGCCAGGTGCAGTCTAACGGTTACCGCATTTCCCAACGGACCTCGCGTGAGGTGTATGAGGCGCTAGCCAACAACGGTAGCCCGATCGACGAGGATCAGCGGCAATCGGGTGCAACGGTCGTCATCGCCGGTTCGGTAGTTGACGGCGTGTTCATAGCCAGCAACGCAACCGGCGTGCCCCTCGGTGTGATCCGCAATCACGGGAGCGCGCCCGCGCTCGTTATCCGGCCAGGTGATGACGCAACAAACCCGCTGACGCTGGGGGAAGTCGTCTATGAGGAGGCGGACACCAGCGAAGATGCGGACGAAGACGCCACCGTCATCCGAAATCGCGGCTTCGGTTTCGTGAATGACGGCGAAGTAAGAACCAATGGCTTGTTCGACGGCATTAATGCTACAGCCTTGCTAATTGCCGGCCGGGATGTAAACGGCACGATCCACGCGGCGATCCTGGAGGCAGGCGGATTTGAGAACACTGGAACGGTGGCTGCGGAAGCCTACGACGCACACGCCACGGCGGTCCGCCTTGGCGAAGGCGCGCAAATGGCGGGTTTCACCAATTCGGGAACCGTTCGAGCTACATCAAGCCGAGGGCATGAAGACGACGGGTTCGCCGATGGCGCATTTGGCGACGGCACCGCTAAGGGTTTGCACATAGAATCCGGCGCCACGGTGACCCGGATCGACAACACGGGTAATATTATTGCCCGATTGACGTTTGATGGCGCGGAAGCAACCGCGGTACTGGTCGAAAGCGACAGCCTTCAGACCATCACAAACACCCGCATGATCGCCGCCGACACGCTCCAGCTGGTAGATGGATCAAGCCCCGTTCTGACGGCCATTGATGCACGCTCCATGACTACGGGGCTGACGATTACGCAGGAAGCCCATGACGATGACGATGCCCCGGCGCCGGAGATCAACGGCGATATCCGCTTCGGATCGGGAGCGGACACGCTTGAGATTCTGGCCGGCCAGGTGAACGGCGATATCTATTTTGGCGATGGAGCAGACAGCCTGATCCTGCGCGATGCGGTGCTGAACGGCGCCATCAATTCCGGTGATGGCCAGCTGTCGATTGACGTTGAAGATTCAACTTTGGCGCTGGGCCTTACCAACGCGATCACCATCACTTCTGCCCGTTTCGGGGATGGGGCGGTTCTCGACCTGGTTCTGGACAGCAACACCGGGGCGGGCGCGTCCTTGTCCGCCAGCGGCGATATCACATTCGAACAGGGCTCCGAACTCGTTGTTTCCCTGTCGGAGCTTGTCGGCCAGAGCCGGTCCTATCAGGTGATTTCTGCTGGCACCCTGAATATTGCCGAAGAATCAGTGATCCTTGAGGCGGTCGATACGCCGTTCATCTATTCGGCGACGCTCGAGCGCGACGCGGGCGATCCCAATTCGATTGTGCTTAGCCTGGAACGCAAAACCGCCGAACAGATCGGTTTTGATCCCAACCGTGCCGCCGTTTACGACGCCGCTGTCGCCCTGTTCGAAGACGTTTCTTCGCTGGGTAACGCCATTGCGTCGATCCGCGATGCGGACGCGTTCTACAGCGCCTACGACCAGCTGCTGCCTGAATACGCAGCCAGCGCGATCCAGTTCGCCCTGGCCTCGCACGACGCGGCGGCAGGCGCGGTTTCCACCCGTCTGCGCAATGCCCGTCTTTCACCTTCAGAGCTTGCCGGCATGTGGATCCAGGAGTTCGGCTACTATGCGGACCGCGCGGACACCACGCTCGGCCCGGGCTATCGCGGCTACGGCGTGGGCCTTGCCGTCGGCATCGACCGGCCGCTCGGACCGTTCTACGCGGTTGGGGTCAGCTTTGCCGGCGCAGCGAGCGAAATCGAGCAGATCGGCCTCAACCATGACCCGATGACCACTTTGATGGGCCAGGTATCGGGCTATGCGGCCATTGATCTGGGCGGCATTGATGCGTCGTTCACCGCTTCAGCGGGCATCAACCGCTTTGAGACCGAGCGCCGTATTGGCATCGGCTCCTTTAGCGGCTCCACATCGGCTGACTGGAGCGGCTGGCATTACTCCCTGTCTGCCCAGGCCGGGCGCGATATCGCGCTTGGCAGCTGGATCGTGCGCCCTGAAGCGTCGCTGACCTGGCTGTCCATCTCCGAGGACGGGTTCAGCGAGATCGCGCTCGACAACACGGCGCCGGAACTGGCCCTGTTTGTCGATAGCCGCACCACGAGCGCGCTGACCGGAGGCGCGACAATCACGGTGGGCCGGATGTTCAACCGCGCCGGCAGCTGGTGGTTGCCCTATGTCCGGGCCGGTTATCGCGGAGATTTCTCGGGCAATTCCGGCACGACGACAGCCCGCTTTGGCGAGAATGGCAACCCGTTCACCCTGCGCGCTGCCGAATTGCCGTCAGCGGGCTTGTTGGCGGGTATCGGCCTCTCCGCAGGGTCGAACTACACAACCTTCACCTTCGCGTACGACGCCGATTATCGCGATGACTACGTGAACCATATGCTCCGCCTTGTCCTGCGGATGAACTTCTAG
- a CDS encoding amidohydrolase family protein, whose product MMKSLISAAALAAIGLGAASAQTIAVTNGRVVTNSDAGIVESGSVLIRDGVIVAAGANVSIPDGVETVDANGGWITPGIFHPHTQLGLIEVALESSTSDASAPGASFTAAIDVADGFNPAGGHIPDSRRRGITRFAVFPSTGSGVIGGRGALANSSGQPDSIFDDRTFLYVDLSQSGASTAGGSRNAAWAYLRAAFEDARFYPGRFMSHHEGDAINRFDAASLVSAVRGEIPIVLQVERASDIRRALRFAQQHPSARFILAGAAESWMVADEIAAAGIPVIMDPLRNLPASFDVLAARLDAPARLHAAGVQTAYTTISADLYFNPRLITQHAGNAVAHGASWEDAFRAITLTPAEIYGVGDRYGALADGYAGDVVIWDGDPLEVMSAPVAVIIDGVSQSMISRQSRLAERYAERVPDGQYGYRH is encoded by the coding sequence ATGATGAAATCTCTCATATCTGCTGCGGCACTGGCCGCCATCGGCCTTGGCGCGGCATCGGCCCAGACCATCGCCGTCACCAATGGCCGCGTTGTCACCAATAGCGATGCCGGCATTGTTGAAAGCGGCTCGGTGCTTATCCGCGACGGTGTCATCGTGGCCGCTGGCGCGAATGTTTCCATCCCCGACGGGGTGGAAACTGTTGACGCCAATGGCGGCTGGATCACGCCGGGCATATTCCACCCGCATACCCAGCTTGGCCTGATCGAAGTGGCACTTGAAAGCTCCACATCGGATGCCTCAGCGCCCGGTGCGAGCTTCACCGCCGCCATCGATGTGGCCGACGGCTTCAACCCGGCAGGCGGGCATATTCCCGACAGCCGCCGGCGGGGCATCACGCGCTTTGCGGTCTTCCCGTCAACGGGAAGCGGCGTGATCGGCGGACGCGGGGCCCTGGCCAACAGCTCCGGCCAGCCGGACTCCATCTTTGATGACCGCACCTTCCTTTATGTCGACCTGTCGCAGTCCGGCGCGTCGACCGCGGGCGGTTCACGCAATGCGGCCTGGGCCTATCTGCGGGCAGCCTTTGAGGATGCGCGCTTCTATCCGGGACGCTTCATGTCCCACCATGAGGGTGATGCCATCAACCGGTTCGACGCGGCATCCCTGGTATCCGCCGTGCGCGGTGAGATCCCGATTGTCCTGCAGGTCGAGCGGGCGTCCGATATCCGCCGCGCCCTGCGCTTTGCCCAGCAGCACCCGTCAGCGCGCTTTATCCTGGCCGGTGCCGCCGAAAGCTGGATGGTCGCCGACGAAATCGCGGCCGCCGGCATTCCCGTCATCATGGACCCGCTGCGCAACCTGCCTGCCAGCTTCGACGTACTGGCCGCGCGCCTGGATGCCCCTGCCCGGCTTCACGCCGCAGGTGTGCAGACCGCCTACACCACGATCAGCGCAGACCTCTATTTCAATCCGCGCCTGATTACCCAGCATGCGGGCAATGCCGTGGCCCACGGCGCCAGCTGGGAGGACGCCTTCCGGGCCATCACCCTGACCCCGGCCGAGATATATGGTGTGGGTGACCGCTATGGCGCACTGGCCGACGGTTATGCCGGTGATGTGGTGATCTGGGACGGCGACCCGCTGGAAGTGATGAGCGCGCCGGTGGCCGTCATCATTGACGGGGTCAGCCAGTCCATGATCTCGCGCCAGTCCCGGCTCGCCGAGCGCTATGCCGAGCGCGTCCCGGACGGCCAGTACGGCTATCGTCACTAG
- a CDS encoding amidohydrolase yields the protein MMAGALAGLAALGLAACNGDAGETANGNGASTGNGDGLVRFNPDPYPSTYTPFPSEVVLIQGATVFDGIGGEFENYDVLMQDGRIAGIGEGLEAPDGATIVDGRGRYVTPGVIDIHSHLGVYPSPGVSAHSDGNEITSPVTAEVWAEHGVWPQDPGFDTALAGGVTTLHVLPGSANLFGGRGITLRNVPSRTVQGMKFPDAPYTLKMACGENPKRVYGGQGRAPGSRMGNMAGYREAWQRAVEYRRAWHRYWDAGDADATPPTRNLELDTLMGVLEGEILIQMHCYRADEMALVLDMADEFDYQVTTFHHAVEAYKIGDMLAERDVCAAVWADWGGFKMEAYDSINENLALVHAAGACAMIHSDDQLGIQRLNQEVAKALAAGRRLGIEVSDGEAVAWFTSNPARGLGIFDETGSLEAGKRADVVLWSAHPFSTYAVADHVYIDGALMFDREDPARRTVRDFTLGQPGEGVL from the coding sequence ATGATGGCGGGCGCGCTGGCAGGGCTGGCCGCCCTTGGCCTTGCGGCCTGTAATGGCGATGCAGGCGAGACCGCAAACGGCAATGGTGCCAGCACTGGCAATGGTGACGGGCTTGTCCGCTTTAACCCGGACCCCTACCCCTCCACCTACACTCCCTTCCCCTCCGAAGTGGTGCTCATTCAGGGCGCGACCGTCTTTGACGGCATTGGCGGCGAGTTTGAAAACTACGACGTGCTGATGCAGGACGGGCGCATTGCCGGTATCGGCGAAGGGCTCGAGGCTCCGGACGGCGCAACCATCGTTGACGGGCGCGGACGCTATGTAACGCCGGGCGTGATCGATATTCACTCCCATCTGGGCGTCTACCCCTCCCCCGGCGTCAGCGCCCATAGCGACGGCAATGAGATCACCAGCCCGGTGACGGCAGAGGTCTGGGCCGAGCACGGCGTCTGGCCGCAGGATCCCGGCTTTGACACTGCTCTGGCCGGCGGCGTGACTACGCTGCACGTGCTGCCGGGCTCGGCGAACCTGTTTGGCGGACGCGGCATCACGCTGCGCAACGTGCCTTCGCGCACCGTACAGGGCATGAAGTTTCCTGATGCCCCCTACACGCTGAAAATGGCCTGCGGCGAGAACCCGAAACGCGTCTATGGCGGACAGGGCCGCGCGCCCGGCTCACGCATGGGCAATATGGCCGGCTACCGCGAAGCCTGGCAGCGCGCGGTGGAATACCGCCGCGCCTGGCACCGCTATTGGGATGCCGGCGATGCGGACGCCACGCCGCCGACCCGCAATCTGGAGCTGGATACGCTGATGGGCGTGCTGGAGGGTGAAATCCTCATCCAGATGCACTGCTACCGCGCCGATGAAATGGCGCTGGTGCTCGATATGGCAGACGAGTTCGACTATCAGGTGACCACGTTCCACCACGCGGTCGAAGCCTACAAGATCGGCGACATGCTGGCCGAGCGTGATGTCTGCGCCGCTGTCTGGGCCGACTGGGGCGGGTTCAAGATGGAAGCCTACGATTCCATCAACGAAAATCTCGCCCTCGTTCACGCTGCGGGTGCATGCGCGATGATCCACTCTGATGACCAGCTAGGTATCCAGCGGCTCAATCAGGAGGTCGCCAAGGCGCTCGCCGCCGGGCGAAGGCTCGGCATAGAGGTCAGTGATGGCGAAGCCGTCGCCTGGTTCACCTCCAACCCGGCTCGCGGGCTTGGCATTTTCGACGAGACGGGATCGCTGGAAGCAGGCAAGCGCGCCGATGTCGTGCTGTGGTCTGCCCATCCCTTCTCCACCTACGCCGTCGCCGATCACGTCTATATCGACGGGGCGCTGATGTTCGACCGCGAAGACCCGGCCCGGCGCACCGTGCGTGACTTCACCCTCGGCCAGCCCGGCGAAGGAGTGCTGTAA
- the parE gene encoding DNA topoisomerase IV subunit B → MMTHDSQNDLFGGGAPAPKPASPAPRAEPEPVKAAEPSAPCARAASPAPPPPPQPGYNASSIEVLEGLEPVRKRPGMYIGGTDERALHHLFAEVLDNAMDEAVAGHADRIEVRLDEEGFVTVTDNGRGIPVDEHPKFPGKSALEIVMTTLHSGGKFSDKAYQTAGGLHGVGISVVNALSERVEVEVARDRTLWGLNFSRGTPLGSLQKLGAAPNRRGTKIRFKPDHEIFGSRAHFKPARLFAMSRSKAFLRRGVEIRWSCVPELVEGTATPPEAVLSFPGGLADHLEELVKGAALVTENFSGRVERSEGRMGAVEWAVGFSANGFGEHDSFSNSYCNTVPTPQGGTHEAGLRAALSKSLKAHAELAGNRKAGLITPDDVMGGAGVLVSIFLKDPEFQGQTKDRLATAEAQRLVENAIRDRFDHWLAARPKEAARLIDWAVERAEDRLKKKKEKEVQRQSATRRLRLPGKLADCSTSGADGTEIFLVEGDSAGGSAKQARDRKTQAILPLRGKILNVASATPDKIAANQEISDLMLALGTRPGSKFDLEDLRYERVIIMCDADVDGAHIAALLATFFYRFTPGLIESGRLFMAQPPLYRLTVGAKTLYAQDEAEKDAIMNGEFKGKRVELGRFKGLGEMTPAQLKATTMNPQTRSLARVTIDDAFREEADDLVETLMGKKAELRFQYIQEHAPFVEAIDL, encoded by the coding sequence GTGATGACCCACGATTCGCAAAATGACCTGTTTGGCGGCGGCGCGCCTGCCCCGAAACCCGCCTCGCCCGCCCCGCGCGCAGAGCCTGAGCCCGTGAAGGCAGCAGAGCCGTCTGCGCCGTGCGCGCGCGCAGCCTCTCCTGCTCCGCCACCTCCGCCACAGCCCGGCTATAACGCTTCCTCGATCGAGGTGCTTGAAGGGCTGGAGCCGGTGCGCAAGCGGCCGGGCATGTATATCGGCGGCACCGACGAGCGCGCGCTGCACCACCTCTTCGCCGAGGTGCTGGACAATGCGATGGACGAGGCAGTGGCTGGCCATGCCGACCGCATCGAGGTGCGCCTTGATGAGGAAGGCTTTGTCACCGTTACGGATAATGGCCGCGGCATCCCCGTAGACGAGCACCCGAAATTTCCCGGCAAGTCGGCGCTGGAAATCGTGATGACCACGCTGCATTCAGGCGGCAAGTTCTCCGACAAAGCCTATCAGACGGCAGGCGGCCTGCACGGGGTCGGCATCTCGGTCGTCAACGCGCTGTCAGAACGTGTCGAGGTGGAAGTGGCGCGCGACCGCACGCTCTGGGGGCTCAATTTCTCACGCGGCACGCCGCTGGGCAGCTTGCAGAAACTCGGCGCAGCGCCCAATCGGCGCGGCACCAAAATCCGCTTTAAGCCAGACCACGAGATTTTCGGCAGCCGCGCGCATTTCAAGCCCGCGCGCCTGTTTGCCATGTCACGCTCGAAGGCATTCCTGCGCCGGGGCGTGGAGATACGCTGGTCGTGCGTGCCTGAGCTGGTCGAAGGCACGGCAACGCCGCCTGAGGCCGTGCTCTCCTTCCCCGGCGGCTTGGCCGATCATCTCGAAGAACTGGTCAAGGGCGCGGCCCTTGTTACCGAGAACTTCTCAGGCCGTGTCGAGCGCTCTGAAGGGCGCATGGGCGCTGTGGAATGGGCCGTCGGATTCTCCGCCAACGGATTTGGCGAGCATGACAGCTTTTCCAATTCCTACTGCAACACCGTGCCCACCCCGCAAGGCGGTACGCACGAGGCGGGCCTGCGCGCCGCGCTCTCCAAAAGCCTGAAAGCGCACGCCGAGCTGGCGGGCAATCGCAAGGCCGGCCTCATCACGCCGGACGATGTGATGGGCGGGGCGGGCGTGCTGGTCTCCATCTTCCTGAAAGACCCGGAGTTTCAGGGCCAGACCAAGGACCGGCTCGCCACGGCAGAGGCGCAACGCCTTGTCGAGAACGCCATCCGCGACCGGTTTGACCACTGGCTCGCCGCCCGGCCCAAGGAAGCGGCCCGCCTGATCGACTGGGCGGTTGAGCGCGCCGAGGACCGGCTGAAGAAGAAGAAGGAAAAGGAAGTCCAGCGCCAGAGCGCGACCCGCCGCCTGCGCCTTCCCGGCAAGCTGGCCGACTGCTCCACCTCCGGCGCGGACGGCACGGAAATCTTCCTCGTTGAGGGCGATTCGGCCGGCGGCTCGGCCAAGCAGGCGCGCGACCGCAAGACGCAAGCCATCCTTCCCTTGCGCGGGAAAATCCTGAACGTCGCCTCGGCAACGCCGGACAAGATCGCCGCCAATCAGGAAATTTCCGATCTGATGCTGGCGCTCGGCACACGTCCGGGCTCCAAGTTCGATCTTGAGGACCTGCGCTATGAGCGCGTCATAATCATGTGCGACGCGGACGTGGACGGGGCACATATCGCGGCGCTTCTGGCCACCTTCTTCTATCGCTTCACGCCGGGCCTGATCGAGAGCGGACGCCTGTTCATGGCACAGCCGCCCCTCTATCGCCTGACCGTCGGGGCCAAGACCCTCTACGCGCAGGACGAGGCAGAGAAGGACGCCATTATGAATGGCGAGTTCAAGGGCAAGCGCGTCGAGCTTGGCCGCTTCAAGGGGCTAGGCGAGATGACGCCGGCCCAGCTCAAAGCCACCACCATGAACCCGCAGACGCGCTCACTCGCGCGCGTGACCATTGATGACGCCTTCCGCGAGGAGGCCGATGATCTGGTGGAAACCCTGATGGGCAAGAAGGCAGAGCTGCGCTTCCAGTACATCCAGGAACATGCGCCCTTCGTGGAAGCGATTGATTTGTAG